In the Mytilus trossulus isolate FHL-02 chromosome 1, PNRI_Mtr1.1.1.hap1, whole genome shotgun sequence genome, one interval contains:
- the LOC134704874 gene encoding uncharacterized protein LOC134704874: MSSKKNVQFKGSCDHEMINKIYSSCLDELMEHEKVGMKKLRVEIHRIVNQKTDFKVTIYLNKLGPVTIQDGRRVLQELVVQFKENGDIDYVWGEQKYVREYDFFD, encoded by the exons ATGTCGTCAAAGAAG AATGTGCAGTTCAAGGGAAGTTGTGATCATGAAATGATTAACAAAATCTACTCTTCGTGTCTTGATGAGCTTATGGAGCATGAAAAAGTGGGGATGAAAAAGCTGAGAGTTGAAATTCACCGCATTGTAAATCAGAAAACAGACTTTAAAGTCACCATCTATCTTAACAAATTGGGACCGGTCACCATACAGGACGGTAGACGAGTGCTCCAAGAATTGGTTGTACAATTTAAGGAAAATGGTGATATAGATTATGTGTGGGgagaacaaaaatatgttcgtgaatatgatttttttgattAA
- the LOC134691496 gene encoding uncharacterized protein LOC134691496: MHVVFRVIISLYCFGWSLSELVCNIQNISDQTNYQLEKFNETCIEKGPRFCIPDMYSSLMQNNVKPSNLKLNPENKTWIISWESPKDRVYIELNGFIIIILAGFEDIHMYRLKITRLVRTEYFKIKCSFTTRPNKIPVVGEVCVQTLPRSQFRTQKKDYELCYNVNDVKTTQGTAKPLLPSLSPSLITHDPILVTNIEHLSGSNTNNYGLIGGVAVSACLILSVIIGILFYKHYRCKLKSTPSEVDQHSEQHSNDFSQSDDTSDVEIDDCPVHGGVTHNVTCSIDTVDHNMRPVSYPIDRHYRGGNYLHSAFSVRQNTSHLYNTYRLSNSNNSATLDSELNKQIIDINFR, encoded by the exons ATGCATGTTGTATTTCGTGTTATAATTTCTCTGTATTGCTTTGGATGGAGTTTATCGGAACTTGTATGTAACATCCAAAACATCTCTGACCAG ACAAATTATCAACTGGAAAAATTTAACGAGACATGCATTGAGAAGGGTCCTAGGTTTTGCATACCAG ATATGTATAGTAGTCTAATGCAAAACAATGTAAAGCCAAGTAATTTAAAGTTAAACCCCGAAAACAAAACTTGGATTATTTCGTGGGAATCTCCAAAAGACAGGGTTTACATTG AATTGAACGGATTCATCATCATAATACTTGCTGGTTTTGAGGACATACATATGTACCGGTTAAAAATTACCCGTCTTGTTAGAACTGAG tattttaaaataaaatgttcatttaCAACAAGACCAAACAAGATACCAGTTGTCGGTGAAGTCTGCGTTCAAACATTACCTAGGTCTCAGTTTAGAACTCAGAAGAAGGATTATGAGCTTTGTTACAATGTTAATGATGTAAAAACAACACAAG GTACAGCTAAACCACTTTTACCATCGTTATCACCTTCTCTCATTACCCACGACCCGATCCTAGTCACAAACATTGAACATTTATCTGGATCAAACACTAACAATTATGGTTTAATCGGTGGAGTGGCTGTATCAGCCTGTCTCATACTGTCAGTCATCATAGGGATACTGTTTTATAAGCATT aCCGCTGTAAACTGAAAAGCACACCATCTGAAG TTGATCAACACTCAGAACAGCATTCCAATGATTTCAGTCAGTCAGATGACACTTCAGATGTAGAAATCGACGATTGTCCGGTTCATGGTGGTGTAACGCATAATGTTACATGCTCTATTGATACAGTAGACCATAACATGCGTCCAGTTTCTTACCCGATCGACAGACACTATAGAGGAGGCAATTATTTACATTCAGCCTTTTCTGTCAGGCAGAATACATCGCATTTGTATAATACATATCGTTTATCAAACAGTAACAATTCAGCAACATTAGATTCAGAGCTTAACAAGCAAATAATTGACATTAATTTTAGATAG